From a region of the Mycobacteroides saopaulense genome:
- a CDS encoding MspA family porin, with translation MLKSLVALTTAYALGASAPVALADPLGGEPLPDGVHAESAAAPVADSGAVASGEPGTLRTRDGWILAVAAKDEIQLPVAPLTTALSSREYLVSGTFLGTIQGAGTTKLTDGVLEAGYQIGCGISAAEVDLRFGGGITPQISPAGAPSVAGNVFAQIRPTLKPGTATIIPVTKMAFEGDSARVSITAFRIKIDSCVGQSFIRSYAILTSSTDDTQDVVTYMGVTKAV, from the coding sequence ATGCTGAAGAGTCTTGTCGCCCTGACCACCGCCTACGCCCTCGGTGCGTCCGCGCCCGTGGCTCTGGCAGATCCGCTCGGCGGTGAGCCACTACCGGACGGCGTCCACGCCGAATCCGCGGCTGCTCCGGTGGCTGATAGCGGTGCTGTCGCCTCCGGCGAGCCGGGCACCCTGCGCACACGGGACGGTTGGATTCTGGCGGTCGCGGCCAAGGACGAGATCCAGTTGCCCGTCGCCCCGTTGACCACCGCGTTGTCTTCGCGTGAGTACTTGGTCAGCGGTACCTTCCTGGGAACTATCCAGGGGGCCGGCACGACCAAACTGACGGACGGCGTGCTGGAGGCTGGGTACCAAATCGGTTGTGGCATAAGCGCTGCCGAGGTAGACCTGAGATTCGGCGGCGGCATCACGCCGCAGATCAGTCCGGCGGGAGCGCCGAGCGTTGCAGGCAACGTTTTCGCCCAGATCCGTCCCACCCTCAAGCCGGGCACCGCGACCATCATCCCGGTCACCAAGATGGCGTTCGAGGGAGACTCCGCCCGCGTCTCGATCACTGCGTTCCGCATCAAGATCGACAGCTGCGTGGGTCAGTCCTTTATCCGCTCCTACGCGATCCTCACCAGCTCGACCGACGACACGCAGGATGTGGTCACCTACATGGGCGTCACCAAGGCCGTCTGA